One segment of Setaria viridis chromosome 4, Setaria_viridis_v4.0, whole genome shotgun sequence DNA contains the following:
- the LOC117852605 gene encoding C2 and GRAM domain-containing protein At1g03370, translated as MRLVVRVIEARGLPATDADGPRDPYARAQLGKQRAKTKVLRKTLSPAWDEEFAFRVGDLRDQLVVSVLHEDRYFPDDVLGQVKVPLTAVLDAENLTLGTQWYQLQPKSKKTKLKDCGEIQLSISLAQNYSEETVALAHWASDDLASNSDKSAELVKGSSLPNIPIELSAAVSESDEIQVIKEDKSNGGPSFVNKLYQIFKPKDAEAPAPPASNLDSSSNILEETPSTSSQSPERQDQEVSATMTFDELLKAFGSQHEGKEMPENLSGGVLLDQVYAVAPSALNAHLFSPSSDFLQSLAEIQGTTGLEIQQWRLENDGEILKRVVSYTKAPTKLVKAVKATEDMTYLKADGEMFAVLADVSTPDVPFGNNFRVEVLTCIMPGPQLPDDEQSSRLVVSWRLNFLQSTMMKSMIENGARQGLKDNYVQFSELLVRTFRPVDTKDTTDNNEVLSSVQPEQESDWKLAFRIFGNFALLSSVFAFVYVSAHIILASPSIIQGLEFPGLDLPDSAGEVVVCGVLVLQGQRVLNMIGRFIQAKRQRGDHGVKAQGDGWLLTVALIEGTNLAATKSSGYSDPYVVFTCNGKTKASSIKFHTLEPQWNEIFEFDAMEDPPSVMEINVYDFDGPFDEVACLGHAEVNFLKYNISELADIWIPLKGKLAQACQSKLHLRIFLNNTRGTQVVKDYLDKMEKEVGKKIAVRSPHANLAFQKIFSLPAEEFLINDFTCHLKRKMLTQGRLFLSPRIFGFYTNLFGHKTKFFFLWEDIEDILVVPATLASMGSPSLVIILRKGRGLDAKHGAKQLDSEGRLKFHFQSFVSFNVAHKTIMALWKARSLTPEQKVQLVEEESETEDFQNEEGGSFLGIEDAKMSAVFSSTKPFDVSTLMSIFEGGPLEHRVMERVGCVDYSVTEWEPVRADVYQRQVHHKFDKKSERHEGEAMSTQQKSPLPNKNGWLVEEVMTLEGIPIGECFNLHIRYQLENNASKQKSCTVQVSIGIVWLKSCKNRKKITQDVASSASSRLKKIFSQLEKESIAAK; from the exons ATGAGGCTGGTGGTGCGCGTGATCGAGGCCCGGGGCCTCCCGGCGACGGACGCCGACGGGCCGCGGGACCCCTACGCCAGGGCGCAGCTGGGCAAGCAGCGGGCCAAGACCAAGGTGCTGCGGAAGACGCTCAGCCCCGCCTGGGACGAGGAGTTCGCCTTCCGGGTCGGGGACCTCAGGGATCAGCTCGTCGTCTCCGTGCTCCACGAGGACCGCTACTTCCCCGACGACGTCCTCGGCCAGGTCAAGGTACCCCTCACCGCCGTGCTCGACGCTGAAAACCTCACGCTCGGGACGCAGTGGTACCAGCTGCAGCCCAAGAGCAAGAAGACCAAGCTCAAGGATTGCG GAGAAATTCAGCTCAGCATATCTCTAGCTCAAAATTACTCTGAAGAGACAGTGGCACTTGCACATTGGGCTTCAGATGACCTTGCATCAAATTCAGACAAATCAGCTGAATTAGTGAAAGGATCTTCTTTGCCGAATATTCCAATAGAATTATCCGCAGCAGTATCAGAGAGCGATGAGATACAAGTTATCAAGGAAGATAAATCAAATGGTGGTCCGTCATTTGTTAACAAGCTGTATCAAATTTTTAAACCAAAAGATGCTGAAGCTCCTGCTCCACCTGCCTCCAACCTGGACAGCAGTTCCAATATTCTTGAAGAAACACCATCAACCAGCTCGCAATCTCCTGAGAGGCAGGATCAGGAAGTTAGTGCAACTATGACCTTTGATGAGCTACTGAAGGCCTTTGGTTCTCAGCATGAAGGGAAAGAAATGCCTGAAAATTTGTCAGGTGGAGTACTCCTTGATCAAGTTTATGCTGTTGCACCGAGTGCCTTGAATGCACATCTTTTCTCTCCAAGTTCAGACTTTCTGCAATCGCTAGCAGAGATTCAAGGAACTACTGGTCTTGAAATTCAACAATGGAGACTCGAAAATGATGGTGAAATCTTGAAGAGGGTTGTAAGCTACACAAAAGCTCCTACTAAATTAGTTAAGGCAGTGAAAGCAACAGAGGACATGACATATTTGAAGGCAGATGGAGAGATGTTTGCAGTTTTAGCAGATGTTAGTACTCCTGATGTTCCTTTTGGCAATAATTTCAGAGTGGAGGTTTTAACCTGTATAATGCCAGGGCCTCAACTGCCAGATGATGAACAATCTTCACGTCTTGTAGTCTCTTGGCGCTTAAATTTTCTCCAGAGTACCATGATGAAGAGCATGATTGAAAATGGGGCAAGACAAGGCTTGAAGGATAACTATGTTCAGTTCTCTGAGCTCCTTGTTCGAACTTTTAGGCCGGTTGATACAAAAGATACAACAGACAATAATGAAGTTCTGTCTTCTGTGCAACCAGAGCAAGAATCTGATTGGAAGCTAGCGTTTCGAATATTCGGAAATTTTGCTCTTTTATCCTCAGTTTTTGCATTTGTATATGTTTCTgctcacatcattcttgcaagtccTAGTATAATTCAAGGTCTTGAGTTCCCAGGCCTGGACTTGCCAGATTCTGCTGGTGAAGTTGTAGTTTGTGGTGTTCTTGTTCTACAAGGACAGCGTGTCCTAAATATGATTGGACGGTTCATCCAGGCGAAGAGGCAGAGAG GTGATCATGGAGTCAAAGCACAAGGGGATGGCTGGTTGCTGACTGTTGCTCTGATTGAGGGAACCAACCTGGCAGCAACCAAGTCATCTGGCTACTCTGATCCATATGTTGTATTTACATGCAATGGAAAGACAAAGGCAAGTTCAATTAAGTTTCACACCCTTGAGCCTCAATGGAATG AAATTTTTGAGTTTGATGCCATGGAAGATCCTCCCTCAGTGATGGAAATAAACGTGTATGATTTCGATGGACCCTTCGATGAAGTTGCTTGCCTTGGTCATGCTGAAGTGAATTTCTTGAAATATAATATATCCGAGCTTGCTGACATTTGGATTCCTCTGAAGGGAAAGCTGGCTCAAGCATGTCAGTCAAAATTACATTTGAGAATATTCTTGAACAATACAAGGGGTACTCAAGTTGTGAAGGATTACCTGGACAAAATGGAGAAAGAAGTTGGCAAAAAG ATTGCTGTGAGGTCTCCTCATGCAAATTTGGCATTCCAGAAAATCTTTTCTTTGCCAGCAGAAGAATTTCTTATCAATGACTTTACTTGTCACTTAAAGAGGAAAATGCTAACACAG GGTCGCCTTTTTCTATCCCCAAGAATATTTGGGTTTTACACAAACCTTTTTGGTCACAAAACAAAATTCTTCTTTCTTTGGGAAGATATTGAAGATATCCTAGTGGTTCCTGCAACCCTAGCTTCAATGGGAAGTCCATCTCTGGTAATCATTCTTCGCAAGGGCAGGGGACTGGATGCAAAGCATGGAGCAAAGCAACTGGACAGTGAAGGAAGACTCAAGTTTCATTTCCAGTCTTTTGTCTCATTCAATGTCGCACATAA AACAATAATGGCACTGTGGAAGGCAAGGTCCTTAACTCCTGAACAAAAAGTTCAGCTTGTAGAAGAGGAATCAGAAACAGAAGATTTCCAAAACGAGGAAGGTGGGTCTTTCTTAGGGATAGAAGATGCCAAAATGTCAGCAGTGTTTTCATCTACAAAACCTTTTGAT GTATCAACACTCATGAGCATTTTTGAGGGTGGTCCTTTGGAGCATCGGGTGATGGAGAGAGTTGGCTGTGTGGATTACTCTGTTACAGAATGGGAACCTGTCAGAGCTGATGTTTACCAGAGGCAAGTTCATCATAAGTTCGACAAGAAATCAGAGCGGCATGAGGGAGAAGCAATGAGCACCCAACAGAAGTCCCCTTTGCCTAATAAGAATGGCTGGCTTGTTGAAGAAGTTATGACACTTGAAGGTATTCCAATTGGTGAATGCTTCAAT CTCCATATTAGATATCAACTGGAGAACAATGCATCCAAGCAGAAGAGTTGTACTGTCCAAGTATCAATTGGCATAGTATGGTTAAAAAGTTGCAAGAATCGGAAGAAGATTACGCAGGACGTAGCATCTAGTGCATCTTCACGCCTCAAGAAGATATTCAGCCAACTCGAGAAGGAATCTATAGCGGCCAAGTAG